Proteins encoded together in one Variovorax paradoxus window:
- a CDS encoding DMT family transporter: MQIQQRLTPTTVFLLTVPPLLWAGNAVVGRMVRELVSPLTLNFVRWIIAFVLLLPLAWPVLRPGSPMWPHWKRYAVLGLLGIGCYNAFQYLALQTSTPINVTLVGSSLPLWMLATGAVFFGARVNAREIGGSLLSMLGVLLVLSRGEWRQLLALRLVPGDLYMILGTIAWAFYSWILVRTREPQGVRQDWAAFLMAQMVFGLGWSGAFAAGEWTLTDAHIVLGWPLFAALAFIGIGPAVVAYRCWGSGVQQAGPQAASFFMNLTPLFAALLSAAFLGEPPHWYHGAAFLLIVGGIVVSSSSRR, translated from the coding sequence ATGCAGATCCAGCAGCGCCTTACACCGACAACCGTCTTCCTGCTCACCGTGCCGCCGCTGCTGTGGGCCGGCAATGCGGTGGTCGGCCGCATGGTGCGTGAACTGGTGTCGCCGCTCACCCTGAATTTCGTGCGCTGGATCATAGCCTTCGTGCTCCTGCTGCCGCTTGCGTGGCCCGTGCTGCGCCCCGGCAGCCCGATGTGGCCGCACTGGAAGCGCTACGCGGTGCTGGGGCTGCTCGGCATCGGTTGCTACAACGCCTTCCAGTACCTGGCGCTGCAGACGTCCACGCCGATCAACGTCACGCTGGTGGGCTCCAGCCTGCCGCTGTGGATGCTCGCGACGGGCGCTGTCTTCTTCGGCGCCCGCGTCAACGCGCGAGAGATCGGCGGCTCGCTGCTCTCGATGCTTGGCGTGCTGCTGGTGCTGAGCCGGGGTGAATGGCGGCAGTTGCTCGCGCTGCGCCTGGTGCCGGGCGACCTGTACATGATCCTGGGCACCATTGCCTGGGCGTTCTACAGCTGGATTCTGGTTCGCACGCGAGAGCCGCAAGGCGTGCGGCAAGACTGGGCCGCGTTTCTCATGGCGCAAATGGTGTTCGGCCTGGGATGGTCAGGCGCGTTCGCGGCCGGAGAGTGGACGCTGACCGATGCACACATCGTGCTCGGCTGGCCCCTTTTTGCTGCCCTGGCGTTCATCGGCATTGGCCCCGCCGTGGTGGCTTACCGCTGCTGGGGCAGCGGCGTGCAGCAGGCCGGGCCGCAGGCGGCAAGCTTCTTCATGAATCTCACGCCGCTGTTTGCCGCGCTGCTGTCTGCGGCGTTCCTCGGCGAGCCGCCGCACTGGTACCACGGCGCGGCATTCCTGCTGATCGTGGGTGGCATCGTGGTCTCGTCGTCATCCAGACGTTGA